From a region of the Acidobacteriota bacterium genome:
- a CDS encoding 3-isopropylmalate dehydrogenase, whose amino-acid sequence MTKKIAVVPGDGIGPEVTAEGVRVLKRLQKSGAVDLELVHFDWSADKYLETGISMPVGAMEDIRQNYDAVYVGAFGDPRVPDMKHAADILLGMRFQLDLYVNYRPVRLLHESLCPIKGKTPDDVDIVIFRENTEGAYVGMGGIFKKGTEDEVAVQEDVSTRKGVERIIRHAFEFAKQNGRKSVCMSDKNNVMRFGGDLWMRTFEDVAREYPDIEHFHMFVDALSMQMVRAPEMFDVIVTNNMFGDIITDLGAALQGGLGVAGSGNIHPGRVSLFEPIHGSAPKYAGKDIANPVGAILTAAMMLDHLGYHEPAANIDAAVAEAVRSGETTRDLSGTLGTREAGDAILSRLG is encoded by the coding sequence ATGACGAAAAAGATCGCAGTCGTACCAGGCGATGGTATCGGCCCCGAGGTGACCGCGGAAGGCGTTCGGGTGCTGAAGAGACTGCAGAAATCGGGCGCGGTCGATCTCGAGCTCGTTCACTTCGACTGGTCCGCCGACAAGTACCTCGAGACGGGCATCTCAATGCCCGTGGGAGCGATGGAGGACATCCGCCAGAACTACGACGCGGTGTACGTCGGGGCGTTCGGAGACCCTCGCGTCCCCGACATGAAGCACGCCGCCGACATTCTCCTCGGCATGCGATTCCAGCTCGATCTCTACGTCAACTACCGCCCTGTCAGGCTTCTCCACGAATCGCTCTGTCCGATCAAGGGGAAGACGCCGGACGACGTCGACATCGTGATCTTCCGCGAGAACACCGAGGGGGCGTACGTTGGAATGGGCGGCATCTTCAAGAAGGGAACGGAAGACGAAGTCGCCGTCCAGGAGGACGTGTCGACTCGGAAGGGTGTCGAGCGCATCATCCGCCACGCTTTCGAGTTCGCGAAACAAAACGGCCGCAAATCGGTCTGCATGTCCGACAAGAACAACGTGATGCGCTTCGGTGGAGACCTCTGGATGCGCACATTCGAGGACGTCGCCCGTGAATATCCGGACATCGAGCACTTCCACATGTTCGTCGACGCGCTGAGCATGCAGATGGTCAGAGCACCCGAGATGTTCGATGTGATCGTCACGAACAACATGTTCGGCGACATCATCACCGATCTCGGCGCGGCCCTTCAGGGTGGGCTCGGCGTCGCGGGATCCGGCAACATCCATCCTGGCCGCGTATCGTTGTTCGAGCCGATTCACGGCAGCGCTCCGAAGTATGCGGGCAAGGACATCGCGAATCCTGTTGGTGCCATCCTGACCGCCGCGATGATGCTCGATCACCTCGGTTATCACGAGCCGGCCGCGAATATCGACGCCGCCGTGGCGGAGGCCGTCCGATCGGGAGAGACGACGCGCGATCTCAGCGGGACGCTCGGAACGAGGGAAGCCGGCGATGCAATTCTCTCGCGGCTCGGGTGA
- the arfB gene encoding aminoacyl-tRNA hydrolase, which produces MRKVEIPQSELEITTSRSGGPGGQNVNKVETRVTVSFDVGASELFTSEEKEQIRRRLRTRITRDDVLQVTSQQYRTQHRNREDAIEKLNELLTSALVRRPRRKPTRVPRAARERRLEEKKKRSQIKKDRNNPL; this is translated from the coding sequence ATGCGAAAGGTGGAGATTCCACAGAGCGAGCTCGAGATCACGACTTCCCGCAGCGGCGGTCCGGGCGGCCAGAACGTGAACAAGGTCGAGACGAGAGTGACCGTCAGCTTCGACGTGGGCGCGTCGGAGCTCTTCACGAGTGAAGAGAAAGAACAGATCCGACGGCGCCTTCGAACCCGCATCACCCGGGATGACGTCCTGCAGGTCACTTCTCAACAGTATCGAACCCAGCATCGCAACCGAGAAGACGCGATCGAGAAGCTGAACGAGCTGCTGACCTCGGCGCTGGTCCGGCGCCCGCGACGAAAGCCGACCCGCGTTCCGCGGGCGGCCAGGGAGCGTCGTCTCGAAGAAAAGAAGAAGCGCTCGCAGATCAAGAAGGATCGCAACAATCCTCTCTGA
- a CDS encoding SpoIIE family protein phosphatase: protein MSSGQLTPRKLSLMIQQPGYPAERVELDDAVLTIGRSPDCDIPIRDRYLSRKHAAFRWSAGGWVIDDHGSANGTFVNGERVDGQLSLSPGDRITLGDSSIVIEGSAVPSSGSIQVRDGISETSISIPVPDIDDSKIGAERLEIENRLAIELLEDRPLAELFDFIVDRVLNLLEPSRVALGILTEDRSDFEEVRVRSNHLEDGEELRISRTLLREVVDERKALAFTDVSEDENLAQARSIIGQQIRSALCAPLIWGGEVRGVLYLDYQLQARYISEDDVRLATRIARIAALKLETTKLREESLVKQRMEAELKTAYTVQARILPAEPPTVAGFQFAARNRPCWTVSGDYYDYKVTDDGKVWFVIADVSGKGITAALIMASLATAFSIFATAGRTPAEVVKKINDTLAPRTSPTKFVTLFAAVLDPTTGMIEFTNAGHTPPLLIRRDRVERLDSTDMVVGIFAGAVYRDQKVQLYPGDGLIMFTDGVIEAENEAGDEYGLDKVVEVAKGLHGKDPCGVIDEVEGRVMEFTEGHSLGDDVTLLSVCRDSA from the coding sequence ATGTCCTCCGGCCAGCTCACTCCACGCAAATTGAGCCTGATGATCCAGCAGCCCGGTTATCCGGCGGAGCGGGTGGAGCTCGATGACGCCGTGCTGACGATCGGCCGGTCGCCGGACTGCGACATTCCCATCCGGGATCGCTATCTCTCGAGGAAGCACGCGGCATTTCGGTGGAGCGCCGGGGGGTGGGTCATTGACGATCATGGGAGCGCGAACGGGACCTTCGTCAATGGAGAGCGCGTCGACGGGCAGCTCTCCCTCTCTCCGGGGGACCGGATCACGCTGGGCGACTCGTCGATCGTCATCGAAGGATCGGCGGTACCGTCATCGGGGTCGATCCAGGTGCGCGACGGGATTTCCGAAACGAGCATTTCCATTCCCGTTCCGGACATCGACGACTCGAAGATCGGTGCCGAACGGCTCGAGATCGAGAACCGGCTGGCAATCGAGCTTCTCGAAGATCGTCCGCTCGCGGAGCTTTTCGATTTCATCGTCGATCGGGTTCTGAACCTGCTCGAGCCTTCTCGTGTGGCGCTGGGCATCCTGACCGAGGATCGATCCGATTTCGAGGAAGTCCGTGTGCGATCGAACCACCTCGAGGACGGCGAAGAGCTGCGGATCAGCAGGACGCTGCTCCGAGAGGTGGTGGACGAGAGAAAAGCGCTGGCCTTCACGGATGTGTCCGAGGACGAGAATCTGGCGCAGGCTCGGTCGATCATCGGGCAGCAGATTCGCTCGGCCCTTTGTGCGCCGCTGATCTGGGGAGGCGAGGTTCGAGGCGTCCTCTATCTCGACTATCAGCTTCAGGCGCGTTACATCTCGGAAGACGACGTGCGGCTCGCGACACGGATTGCGAGGATCGCGGCGCTCAAGCTCGAGACGACGAAGCTGCGCGAGGAGTCGCTCGTGAAGCAGCGGATGGAAGCCGAGCTCAAAACCGCGTACACGGTACAGGCGAGGATCCTCCCCGCCGAGCCGCCGACGGTTGCCGGTTTCCAGTTCGCTGCGCGGAATCGGCCCTGCTGGACGGTGAGCGGTGACTACTACGATTACAAGGTGACCGACGACGGGAAGGTCTGGTTCGTCATCGCGGATGTCAGCGGAAAGGGAATCACCGCGGCGCTGATCATGGCGAGTCTCGCGACCGCATTCTCGATCTTCGCGACTGCGGGGAGGACGCCAGCCGAGGTCGTGAAGAAGATCAACGACACCCTCGCTCCCCGAACATCACCGACCAAGTTCGTCACGTTATTCGCCGCCGTTCTCGATCCGACGACGGGAATGATCGAGTTCACCAATGCGGGGCACACTCCTCCACTGCTGATCCGACGAGATCGTGTCGAGAGGCTCGACTCGACTGACATGGTGGTCGGAATCTTCGCTGGCGCCGTCTATCGGGATCAGAAGGTTCAGCTCTATCCAGGAGATGGGCTGATCATGTTCACGGACGGAGTGATCGAGGCGGAGAACGAGGCGGGCGACGAGTATGGGCTCGACAAGGTGGTCGAGGTCGCGAAGGGCCTTCATGGAAAGGATCCATGCGGTGTGATCGACGAGGTGGAGGGGAGAGTCATGGAGTTCACGGAGGGTCATTCACTCGGTGACGACGTGACGCTGCTGTCCGTCTGTCGCGATTCTGCCTGA